In Thermosulfurimonas sp. F29, the sequence CTCCGGATCTCCCTCTCCCCCATGGAGACCGTAAGGGCACCCGGGCCGGGATTCTTTCCGCCCTCGGCCTCCATAGGAATATGCACCATGACCGTAAAACCCCGGGCATGGGCCTCCCGGGCCAGGATTCGGGTGAAGGGGGCCTCGGGAAGAAAGGAAAAATTGAGGGGAAGCCCCAGGCGAAAAAAACGCCTCTCCAGGGCCGGACGCTGCCCCATATCGTCAATGATTATGGCCACCCGCGGACGAAGCGGGGTAAAGGTCTCTTTCCGCTTTCGGGAAGGGGATTCCCGTTCCCTTTTCACCGGCCGGGGGGAAGACGGCGGAGCCTTCCGGGACACCGGACCTGCGGGGGAGGTCTTCGGGGGCGAACCCCCGGGAGGTTTGAGAACCCGCAAAAGGGCAAGAAACCCGAGGAGCAGAAGGAACCCGAGAAAGGCCCAGGCCAGCGCCCCGGGAATCTCCCGGGGCCTGTGGGGACTGCGCCGCTTGCGGGAATTCCTTCTGGCCAAGGGTTAGTACTTAAGCCTGGTGAGGTTCGGAAGGCTCTTCAGGATCTTCAGGGCCTCGCGAAGCTGGAAGTCTTTGGCCAGAAGATCCTTGGCCTTGATCTCCGTCTGGACCTCTTCCTTTTCGGGATTCTCGAGGTGTCCCTTGAGATCCTTCTCCCGGATGGTGGGATGCTTGCGCAGGCAACCCGGTTTGAGTTCCGGGATCTCCAGGTCGGGTTCGATGCCCTCGGCCTGAATGGAACGCCCGCTGGGGGTGTAGTACTGGGCCGTGGTGAGGCGCACCGCCGAACCGTCCGGAAGCGGAATGATGGTCTGCACCGAGCCCTTTCCGAAGGTGCGGGTTCCCACGATCACCGCACGATGGTGATCCTGAAGGGCTCCGGCCACGATCTCCGAGGCCGAGGCCGAGCCAGCGTTCACCAGGACCACGATGGGATAGTGGTGTTTTCCGTGATCAGGATGGGCCTCAAACTTGAAGTTCTGATCCTTGCGACGCCCCTTGGTGTAGACGATGAGTCCGCTGTCCAGAAACTCGTCAGCCACCTGCACCGCCGAATCCAGAAGACCCCCGGGATTGTTGCGCAGGTCGATGATGAGTCCCTTGAGTCCGTCCTTTTCCAGGTCCCGAAGGGCCTGGCGCAGTTCCACGGGAGTCTTTTCCTGAAAGCTCGTAATCCGCACATAGCCGTATCCGGGCTCAAGCAGTTTGTAACGCACGCTCTTTATGGGAATGACATCCCGCACCAGGGTGATGTCCTTGAGTTCCTTGAAGCCCTCCCGATATATGGAGATGGTGACCTTGGTGCCTTTGGGCCCTCGCAGGAGTTTTACCGCCTCGATGAGACTCA encodes:
- a CDS encoding divergent polysaccharide deacetylase family protein; this encodes MARRNSRKRRSPHRPREIPGALAWAFLGFLLLLGFLALLRVLKPPGGSPPKTSPAGPVSRKAPPSSPRPVKRERESPSRKRKETFTPLRPRVAIIIDDMGQRPALERRFFRLGLPLNFSFLPEAPFTRILAREAHARGFTVMVHIPMEAEGGKNPGPGALTVSMGEREIRSRVRRMLTLVPYAEGANQHMGSLFSQDPLRMRWVLEEIKKKGFFFVDSRTTPATVIPFVAQSLGIPFAERHFFLDNNLSKKQMEKSLADMFREAGRRGKLVVIAHPHRITLQVLAEHRRELLTRLKLVSIKTMVEVRR
- a CDS encoding S41 family peptidase, which produces MRRFTVLWVAILFLWTGPVFSAKKASSTTEDPYEALKLFSQVLELVEENYVKKVSTRDLIYGAIQGMLANLDPHSSFLKPDDYRELQIETKGSFTGIGIEITIKDGVLTVVAPIEGTPAWKAGLKPGDKIIKINGKPTKGMSLIEAVKLLRGPKGTKVTISIYREGFKELKDITLVRDVIPIKSVRYKLLEPGYGYVRITSFQEKTPVELRQALRDLEKDGLKGLIIDLRNNPGGLLDSAVQVADEFLDSGLIVYTKGRRKDQNFKFEAHPDHGKHHYPIVVLVNAGSASASEIVAGALQDHHRAVIVGTRTFGKGSVQTIIPLPDGSAVRLTTAQYYTPSGRSIQAEGIEPDLEIPELKPGCLRKHPTIREKDLKGHLENPEKEEVQTEIKAKDLLAKDFQLREALKILKSLPNLTRLKY